The nucleotide window TGCCGAGACCTGTGTCATGAAATAGATGCCCAAGGGGTTTCATATGACACAGAAATTGCACGCGTAACAATTATTGGAGCAGGTATAGCAAATCATCCCGAAGTTCCTTCAAAAATGTTTAACGTATTGGCAAAAGAAAATATAAACATAGAAATGATAGCATCAACTGCTTTAGCTTTAACATGTGTTGTTGACTCCAAAAGATCTGATGAAGCTGCACGGGTATTGCACAATGCATTTATCGGAGAGGAGGCAGTCTAATTTGGCAATGAAAAAAATAGCAGTCCTTGGTGTAACCGGTCTTGTAGGACGTGAAATATTAAAAACCTTAGAGCGTAGAAAATTTCCCGTTTTAAAGTTAATAGCTCTAGCTTCACCACGTTCTGCCGGAACAAAGATAGAATATGCAGGAGAAGAGATTACAGTTCAAGCTGTAGATGAGAACTCATTTGATGGAGTAGATATAGCACTCTTTTCTGCCGGTGGTTCAACTTCTAAAAAATGGGCACCTATAGCAACAAAAGCCGGGGCAATAGTTATAGACAATAGTTCTGCATGGCGAATGGATACTGATGTGCCACTGGTAATTCCTGAAATAAACCCAGATGATGCACTAAATCATAAAAAAGGAATAATAGCTAATCCAAATTGCTCGACAATTCAGGCTCTGATGGCAATCTGGCCATTACATAAAGAAGCTTCGGTAACGTATATGAACATTAGTACTTATCAGTCTGTTGCAGGAACAGGGATTAGTGCTGTTCGAGCATTGGAAGAAGAGACAGCAAACTTCCTTCAGGGTAGAAAAACATCTGATACCGGAGTATACCCGCATCAGATCGCATTTAACCTCCTTCCTCATATTGGCTCCTTTGATGAAGAAGGCATCTCAGAAGAAGAATGGAAAATGGTACACGAATCAAGAAAGATTATGCATCTTCCTGATCTAAAGGTAAGTGGAATAACGGTTCGTGTCCCAATATTTCGCTGTCATGGAGAAAGCATAACCGTTCAATTTAAAAATAAATTAACACCGCAACGAGCAAGAGAAGTACTAGCCAGCTCTCCAGGTATTATCGTTGCGGATGCTCCTCAAGATAACATATACCCACAACCAATTTTGGTTGCAGAAAAAGATGAAGTCTATGTTGGGCGTATCCGCAGGGACACAGGGCTAGATAATGCACTTGCTATGTGGGTTATCGGAGATAACCTGTTAAAAGGTGCCGCTCTTAACGCAGTACAAATCGCTGAGCTTTTTGTTTAATTCCTTATAGGGGGGCGACTAAATCTGACGCCCCTTACATTACCTTTTATTTTGTAGATAACAATGAATAATATTCAATGTTGTCTATTAAAAAGGTGCCAACTTTCATTACTCTCATTTTAGGAGGGGATGTTATGAAGCTAGATGATATTAAGAATATAATAAAAAGAAGAATTCCTACAGAATGGGCAGAAGATTGGGACAATACAGGTCTTTTGATAGGAGATCCGACTTCAGATATAAAAAAAATAGCTGTTTCGCTTGATTTTACAGAAGATTCAGTTAAACAAGCAGTTTCGAACGAATGTCAAATGATGATTACTCATCATCCCGCAATTTTTCATCCTTTAAAATCTATTGTTTTGTATAAATCAACACAAAAAGCTATCGCTCTTGCTATAAAAGAGGATATTGCAGTTTATGCACTACACACTAATTGGGACTCTTCCCATGAAGGTGTTAATTTTTGTTTAGCCCAAAAAATAGGATTAACAAACATAAAACCGCTTCTAAGCCCTAATA belongs to Synergistaceae bacterium and includes:
- a CDS encoding aspartate-semialdehyde dehydrogenase, with amino-acid sequence MKKIAVLGVTGLVGREILKTLERRKFPVLKLIALASPRSAGTKIEYAGEEITVQAVDENSFDGVDIALFSAGGSTSKKWAPIATKAGAIVIDNSSAWRMDTDVPLVIPEINPDDALNHKKGIIANPNCSTIQALMAIWPLHKEASVTYMNISTYQSVAGTGISAVRALEEETANFLQGRKTSDTGVYPHQIAFNLLPHIGSFDEEGISEEEWKMVHESRKIMHLPDLKVSGITVRVPIFRCHGESITVQFKNKLTPQRAREVLASSPGIIVADAPQDNIYPQPILVAEKDEVYVGRIRRDTGLDNALAMWVIGDNLLKGAALNAVQIAELFV